The Sediminicola sp. YIK13 genomic sequence TCAGTTTAGAAATTATTGATGGGTTGAATAATCTAGTGGCTACTGAATTTCTCGAGTTACATAACACAAATCTTTCAACCTTAAACTGTTTCTTGAATCTCGTAAGTATGGGGACGTTTTATTTTTCGCACAACCCAAATATCGAAACTTTTGGAAATTTTCAGAATATTAACGACATTGGAAAAATTAGAATAGCTAATAATGCTCTTTTGCAAAACATAGATGCATTTAAGGATATGGATCATAATACGATTACCTCCGTTATAATAAGTGGCAATCATTCACTAAATAGCTTGTTAGGTTTGTCAGGTATAAATAATATATCCGGGAACCTTGAAATTAATGACTCTCCATTAATTGAAAATTTAATTGGTTTGGAATTTTTAGATCATGTTGGGGGATATTTTGATTTGAATGTTAACCCCTTTTTGGCAAATTTAGATGCGCTGCAAAATTTAAACTTCGTTGGATCAAACTTTAGAATATTGAATAATCAAAATTTGAAAAATTTCTGTGGTTTACAACAACTTTTTAGAAATGGCAATATAGAAGGTTCAGTTTCAATCTCAGACAATGCATTTAATCCCAGTTCACAAGACATTATCGATGGCAATTGCGCGCAGTAAGATTGCCGTATTGGAAATTAAATTTAGTCCATTAGACACATTAAAGTTATTTAGCCCTTAACGGTATCACCATTGGCGCTAACGTTTAGGCTATGATTCCGTTGTTGACATTTGATGTCAATCAAATCGAGCTTGGGATCATGCCGGACTAAAGTACGAAAACTTTTGAATTGCAGTAAATAAGCTAAACAATGGATTATAGCCCTTGTTGTAACACGTTATTAATCGACAAAATCCGAGGGTCCTTTTTTCAATGAAGGTCTTCCTTTTAAATGATTGTCAATTATGTAATATTCATATTCAGTTAATCTTTTTGCAAGTCTCTCCTTTTCGATAAGGGCCCTAACTTCGTTCCAGGATTTTTTTGGGGCGTGTCTAAAAATTAGTAAGGTTTTGAATTTTTGCTTGCATCCCAATCCTTTTGCAGTCAACCAACCATGTTTTTTCGTGATTTTTATCAATTTTCTAGTGTTTTTCAAGTCCATTTTTTCCTGTAAAACACGAAGTGAATCGTTTTGTGCCATTAATGGTTTAAGCTTCTTGGAAGCTAATTTTAGTGCTTTTTGTTTTAATGTGCTCTGTTGCTGTTCGGGTAATGATAAAAAGTGGTTTTTCGTGAATCCCTCACTGAGAATTAAAGAGTCCAGCACATCTGAATATGTTTCGGATATATTTCCGCTTGTGACTCTATACTTTTGGTCGTCCACGGACATTTGATTTAGTATTTCACATAAATCTTTATCAGCTAAGAAATTTTTCGATCCAGGATTATTTTTAACAAAAAGAAGAAGTATTAGAAAAATCGTATAGCTTTTCATAATGTGTTAAAACGTTTAGGCTATGATTCCGTTGTTGAGATTTGATGTTAATCAAATCGAGCTTGGGATCATGCCGGACTAAAGTACGAAAACTTTTGAATTGTAGTAAATATGCTAAACAATGGATTATAGCCCTTGTTGTACGCTGGCATTTTTTAAATTGAGTATACTCCTGATAATTAGTTTCTTTTTAGCTTTTCAGCCACCTTATCATAATATTCTTGAGTAACTACTTCAGTCCAAGTAGTTGGTTGTCCACCACCGTATAAAGCCAAATAAGTCACATCGCTATACTTGGTGGATGAATGCCAATGTTCGATATCTTTCTCACATTTAATTATATCTCCTTCTTTCAAAATTACAGGCTCATTTCCTCTCTCCTGATAATAGGCTTCTCCATCTACAATTATTAAGACTTGCGCAGAACCATGTTTATGCCAGTCCAAGGTGGAGTTGGCTTTAAAAGTTGCTTTTGTAATATTATAACCCAATTCCTGGTCATCGTGATAAATGGCATTCAACCAAGCTTCTCCTATATAATGGGTATTTGGTGCTTTTGTTCCTTCGGTCAGATAAGAGGATACACCGTAATCAGAGTCCTGCGAAAATACGGATGCAGATGCTAAAATAAACAGGAGTAAAATTGAATTTTTCATTTTCTTGAAATTTAAATATTTCTTGCAAGCTAAGAGTTTCATGCTTGCGTACAACGCCTAGGCTATGATTTCGTTGTGGGGAACGTCGTAGACTTTCCCACTTATGAAATCAGGCCGTTTGGTTGTTTCTATTTTTTGTTTTTTGCATGATGCCACAATGGATTATAACCATTGTTGTACAAAGTGGAACGCGTCTTTTTAAGTTCCTTGATATGAATTATTTTATTAAATCCACTTCCGAAGATAATTTCTTGTATTGATTGTAGAAATGAAATGACAAAAGTAAACCCGCAAGAAAGATTATTTCCAATATAAACTCCAAACCAATTTCGAGCTTGAAATTACTGCTATATAAACTGTAGCTTATTTTTAAAAGTATGATAGTTATGCCCGCAATTATTATTTGTTTTGGATACTTCTTTAATAATAATCCAAAACCTATGTAGATCAATCCAATAATAATTGAAAATATGGCTACATAAATTATAGAAGAGCGCATCATTTCTTGAAAAGGATCTTCTTTGGAGAATTCTTTGGCGTAGAGATAGAGACCTACTCCTGTCATTAAATTAATCGTTGAGATTATAAAGAAGATAATTTGTGCGATTTTAATTTTAGCTTGAGCATCTTCAATTTTTCCTTTTCTTAAAATTTCCTGAGCTACCTTGTTCGCAGTTACTGGTTTCATAAGTTTAAATTTGTTTTTATTGTTAAATAGATTTAAGATATGTCTTTGTTTAAGTTTAATTTTATTCTTCCATTTTGTACAACGCTTAGGCTATGATTCCGTTGTTGAGATTTGATGTTAATCAAATCGAGCTTGGGATCATGCCGGACTAAAGTACGAAAACTTTTGAATTGTAGTAAATAAGCTAAACAATGGATTATAACCCTTGTTGTAAATAGTTATTTTTTACTTTTTAATTTTATCCATTCTTTAATTTGCCATGTAGCACCAGATATTACAACTATTATCATAATAATATTCAAAACAATTTCCGATAAAAACCCTGATGTATCAAGATTTAATTCCGTTTTTATTGCGTATCTGTCCTTTAGTTCAGCATGACGCCATACCCAAATAGAATCATTTCTTGGAGCAAAAAATGGGGTGTGGGAAACATATATTTTCCAAAAGTCTTTAAAATCTTCCCTTTCTTGTTTTAAAGAAAATACTGTAGTTCTATAATCGGTTAAGCTAATCATATCTTGATTATTATTATAGTAAATATCAAAGATTCGAAGTTTTGTATTATGCCTTGTATCTCCGTCATGGATGTAAATCGAATCTATCTTGACTTTCTTTTTGATGAATTCTTTTTTATGCCTTAAGTATAGTGATTTCTCCTTGACGTTTATAAAGGCAAATGGTGTGAAGATTAACATCAAAAAAAATATAAAGAGAATTACCATGTTAAATAATTTCTTCCAAAAATTTTTAGATATTCTTTTTCT encodes the following:
- a CDS encoding cupin domain-containing protein, which translates into the protein MKNSILLLFILASASVFSQDSDYGVSSYLTEGTKAPNTHYIGEAWLNAIYHDDQELGYNITKATFKANSTLDWHKHGSAQVLIIVDGEAYYQERGNEPVILKEGDIIKCEKDIEHWHSSTKYSDVTYLALYGGGQPTTWTEVVTQEYYDKVAEKLKRN